In Desulfomicrobium macestii, the DNA window GCCAGAGAAGGCCCTCGATTGTTCAGAAGTATTTCCACGGACAACATGTTCGATACGCAGCCTAAAATGTTAACTGTTTAGGGCTCGGAGTAATAAATTCGGTCGTGGTTGTAACGAATGCACCGTAGGGGCAGACCTGCGTGTCTGCCCATTCCCGCGATGCCGGGCGGTCACGCGGGACCAAAGGCAGGGCGGTCACGTAGGACCAAAGGCCGGGCGGTCACGCAGGACCGCCCCTACGGGGATGGGTCGTCATTAATACGGCCGTGGTTGTGACGAATGCACCGTAGGGGCAGACCTGCGTGTCTGCCCTTTCCCGCGATGCCGGGCGGTCACGTGGGGCCAAAGGCAGGGCGGTCACGCAGGACCGCCCCTACGATAGGTGCGGGTTTGGTTGACGGGTCGTGTTTGATGCGGTCGGGGTTATGACGAATGCACCGTAGGGGCAGACCTGCGTGTCTGCCCATTCCCGCGATGCCGGGCGGTCACGCGGGGCGGAATGCCGGGCGGTCACGCAGGACCGCCCCTACGATAGGCGCGGATTTGGTTGACGGGTCGTCATTAATACGGCCGGGGTTGTAACGAATGCACCGTAGGGGCAGACCTGCGTGTCTGCCCATTCCCGCGATGCAGGGCGGTCACGCAGGACCAAAGGCAGGGCGGTCACGCAGGACCGCCCCTACGGTTTGATGTACGCGCAGCCCTGCTGCTGCAATTTGATCAGGGCGACTACGCCGGCGGGGACGGTTTCGCATCCGGGGCAGAGGTCTTCCTCGGGGATTTCGAAGGCGCGCAGGGCGTTCTGGCACACGAAGACCGTCACTTCGGACTGGATCAGGTTCTTGATGCGCGTCAGGAATTCGTCCTCGCCGTTCTTGCGGAAAAATTTGACCGCGGGTCCATTGACCAGCAGATTGATGCGTGCTCCCGGCTTGGCGGCGCGCAGGTTTTCCATGTTGGTCAGGGCGATGCGCAGAACCTTTTCTTCGTCCAGGTCCAGGTGAAAGACGACCTTCATCGAGATCTCCTCGGTTGATGTTGAAAATTGCATTGATACAGGCGGACTACGATCCGGTGCCGATGCCGCGATTACTCAAGTTGTCCCGGTGTGTGCTGGCGTAAAACGGGGACAGCCCTTCAGGCAAGAGCCTGTTTTGGCCCTGGCGCAAGCCGTCGAGATAGTCGATGGTGCCGTCCAGAATGTCCTTGCCGCCCATGGGTCCGTGCGATGGGATGATCCTACACGCTCCCGGGTGCTTGCGCCAGCGCAGAAGCTCCCCTATCCACGCATCGAGGTCGCAGCCTGCGGGCACGCAGGGCAGGGGCAGTTCCACCGCGTCCCCGGCCAGCAGAAGCTCCATTTCCGGGATGAAAGCCACGAGGGTGTCCGGGGTGTGTCCGGGCAGGGAGTGCAGCTGGACCGTGAGGCCACCGAGGTCAAGGTCGAGGCGGCCTTCGAAGGTGATGTGCGGGGGGATGAGCTTGACCTCGTCCCACCTGCCCGGTTCCCGGGCCTGCATGTCGGCCAGGGTCTGCCCGGCCTCGACCTCGAACCGCCGGGCGCAGTCCGAGTGGCCGATGACGACGGGATTGTCCAGGGCTGCCGTGCCCTGCACGTGGTCCCAGTCGGCGTGGCTGTAGACGGCCAGACACTGCTGTCCGGCGCAGATTTGGGCGAAGCTGGCCATGTCGCGCGGACTGGTCAAGGTGTCCCAGATCAGGCAGAACCGGGTTCCCCGGATCAGGACGCTGCGGACCGAAAAGTCCCCCGCGTCGATTTCGTGGATCGCGCTGAAGTGGCTCATGGCGGTCGCTTACGGTGTTTTCGGCGGGCAGGGAAGAGGAAACATTGGATGAAGATCAGCTTGAAACGAGGAGTCTCGATGCCTTTGCATGATGAAACTTCCGCCTGGGATTCTCTGATCGGTCGGCTGCGTGAAGTGGGCCCTGTCACCGTGGCCTTTTCCGGCGGGATCGACAGCCGTTTTTTGGCCCATGCAGGGCTGCTGGCCGGAGTGTCGGTGGAGCTTGTGCATGTCCGTGGTCCACATGTCGCTCCCGAAGAGTCCGAATACGCTCTCGCGTGGGCTGTGAGCATGGGGCTGCCCTGGAAATTGCTGCGGCTTGATCCCTTGCATCTGCCTGAAGTCGCGGCCGGTTCGAAGGCGCGTTGCTATGAATGCAAGCGGTTTCTTTTCGAGCAGATACTGTCCGTCGCCACGGCGCCTGTCTGTGACGGTTCCAACGCCTCGGACGCCCGGCAGTTCCGTCCCGGAAGGCGGGCATTGCTTGAACTTGGCATCCGCTCTCCCCTGGCAGAAGTCGGATTGACCAAGGACATGATCCGCGCCCTGGCCAGGAAGACGGGCCTCGCGCGCCCGGAGCAGCAGGCCCGGGCCTGTCTGCTGACCCGCCTGCCGTATGGCCTGGCGCCTGATGCGCGGCTATTGGCGCGTCTGGCCGCAGGGGAGCGGGCCGTGGAAGAGGCTTTGCAAGCGGCGGGACATGAGGAATTCCCCTTCAGGCTGCGACTTGGCGACCGGGGATGCCATGAACTGCATCTTGGCCGTGAGATTCATTCATCCCGAATGCTCTGCATGTTGGAGGAGGTTCTTCTTGCCGAGGGTTTTTCACGCATCGCGGTGCGCTGCGTGTCACAACTGAGCGGCTATTTCGACAGAATGGATGATGAGCAAAAAACGCAATCCTTTCTTGCAGAGGGGCGTGTCGGAATGTTAGAGAGCGCACAAGACGATTGATCAGGTCCTTTGCGTGCGTGCCATGGTGGCGCCGCGCTGTAATCCATGCTTGGAATGATCAATCGTCTTTTTTTTATAGCCAGCGGGACCGCTTGAATATCAGGAATATGCCCGCTCCCGCCAGTGCGACGCCCAGGCAGAATGCGGCAAAGCCCCATGGGCTGCCGGATCCGGGGATGCCGCCCACGTTGATGCCGAAAAGTCCCGTCAAGAATCCCAGTGGAAGAAAGATGACCGTCACCACCGAGAGCAGGAACATGCGCCGGTTCAGCTGTTCCGAGGCGTGGTTCACAAACTCCTCGTGGGCGAGGGCCGCGCGTTCACGCACCGCGTCAAGATCTTCTATGTGCCGAATGAGCTCGTCAGTGGTTTCGCGAATCCGGAAATGATCGTCCGGGCTCATCCATGGCACCTGCTCGGTGGTCAGCCGTGACAGAGCCTCGCGCTGTGGCGCGAGGTAGCGGCGGAGCGCGATGGCCTGCCTGCGCAGATCGGCCAGGCTTTCGCGGGCCCTGGCATCCTTGTGTTCGACGATCCTCTCTTCCACCTCGGCCATGTTGTCTTCCAGTGCCTCGATGACCTCTCCGATGTTGTCCGTCATGAGCCCGAGCAACATCACCAGGAATTCCCCGCTGCTGCGTGGGCCGTGTCCCGCTTCGAGCATGGACTGGATTGCTTCCACGGATTTGAGCCGGCGCTTGCGCGTGGAGATGATCCGGCCGTCCTCGATCCATAATCTTATGGAGACCATGTCCTCGGGTTCGGCGCCGGGATTGAGGTTCACCCCGCGCAACGTCAGGAGCAGCCCCTCGCCGTGATGCAGTACGCGAGGCCGTGTTTCCTCGTCGAGTAAAGATTCCGCCACAGGAATGCTCAGCAATTCGGAGCGCAGCAGCCAGTCCCGGGTTTCCGGGTCGGCATAGTTCAGGTGGAACCATGCGAGGCCGTCGTTTCGGGGCACGTCCTGTCCCGGCACCCAGGCCTGAAGCGCTCCATGTCCCCGCCCGTCGAGAATTCGGAAAGCGTTTAAAGGCAATGATTCTGGCGTAGTCATTTCATGGGCTCCGCTGTCACCATGCATTGTATTCATTGGCTTTCAAAGGGTGACGCGCCTAGTTCCAGGGCGATTTGCACGACAGGGGAATGCAGTCGGTGCGAATCCAGCGGTCCCGGCCTTCCTGCTTGGCCTGGTAAAGTCCCTGGTCGGCGGCCTGGATCAAGTCTGCCGGGATGCAGCCGGGAATCGGGATGACCGTGCTCACTCCAAGGCTTACGGTGACCACGCTCTGGACCGGCGAGTCCAGGTGTTCGATCGCAAGTTCGGCCACGGTCCGGCGCATGCTCTCCGCCACTAGCTGCGCTCCCTCGGCGCCGGTGCCCGGCAGGATGGCCGCGAATTCCTCACCGCCATAGCGCGCGACCATGTCGGCGGGTCGTCGCATCATGCCTGCCAGGGCCGAGGCCACGCGGCACAGGCAGCAGTCGCCGGCCAGATGTCCGTAGCGGTCGTTGAAAAGCTTGAAATGATCCACATCCAGGATGATCAGCGAGAGCGGGGTTTTTTCGCGGGCCATGCGGTTCCACTCCAGATTGAGCATCTCGTCGAATTGACGGCGGTTGGGGATGCCGGTCAGCCCGTCAAGGGACGACAGGAGTTGCAGCTGGCGGTTTTTTTCCTCCAGTTCGGCCTGCAGCAGATTGAGTTCTGCGATTCTGGCGTCAAGTTCCCTGGTCTTGCTTTGCAGTGCATGCCGCTGGCGGTGAATTTCCAGGAATATGCGGACCTTGCAGAAGAGCATTTGCGGGTCCAGGGGCTTGAACAGATAGTCCACGGCCCCGGAATCGTACCCGCGAAAAATGTGCTGATGCTCGGTATGGCTGGCGGTTACGAAGATGATGGGGATGTGCCGGGTGCGTTTGTTGCCGCGCATCAGTTCCGCCGTTTCAAAACCGTCCATGTCCGGCATCTGTACGTCCAGAAGCACCAGGGCGAAATCGTGGTCCAGCAGGCTGGCTAGGGCTTCCTGGCCTGATCCCGCGCGCACGATGTTCAGCTCCGGGTTTTCCAGGAGATGTTCAAGAGTCAGCAGGTTTTCCGGGCGATCGTCCACGATCAGGATGTCAATCGGTGTTGGCATGGCTCGGTCCAATAAGGAGGTTGTTCAAAAAAGGGGCGATCTCGCGCAAAGGCAAGACATGGTCCACGTTGGTGGATTCCAGGGCGGCCCGTGGCATGGCGTCCGCCAGGGCCGATTCCGGGGACTGCACGACGGCCAGGCCTCCTCGGCGCTTGATGCGGGCCAGCCCTTTGGCCCCGTCCTGGTTGGCTCCGGTCAGGACCACGCCGATGAGCGCGGCGCCGAAGGCGTCGGAGGCGGTCTCGAAGAGCACATCCACCGAGGGCCGCGAAAAATTCACTTTCGGGTCAACGCTAAGGGAAAGGCTTCCGTCCGGTTCCACCAGCAGATGATAATCGGGTGGAGCCACATACGCCACGCCCGCCTGCAGAAACTCCTTGTCCTCGGCCTCCTTGACCTTGAGTCCGCTCACCTCGTCCAGGCGGAGCGCAAGATAGGAGTCGGCCTGTGGCGAAAGGTGCTGCACGATGAGCACGGGTACGGAGAGGTCCTTGCGCAGGCCCGGGACAAGAATCTTGAGGGCTTCGAGACCACCGGACGAAACTCCGACAACCACTGCCTTGAACGCTCTTTTCATGCGTCCCTGCGCTTGCGGTAAATTTTTTCTTTTTCCCGCACGACTTCAAATTTTTCCGCATGCCTGGAAAATTTGAGACTCTCCTTGCTTCCCAGGCACAAGAATCCTCCCGGACACAGGCTATCGACAAACAGTCCCACCACCCGATCCTGCAACTCGCGGTCGAAGTAGATGAGGACGTTGCGGCAGACAATCAGGTGCATTTCGCCGAAAACTCCGTCCGTGACCAGGTTGTGCTCGGAAAAGAAAATCCTCTCTTTGAGGAACGAACACAGCAGCGCCCGTTCGTCGTCGGCCGCGTAGTAGTCGGCAAATGAATTTTCCCCGCCCGCCTGCTGGTATTTGGTCGTGTAGTCCTTGAGCTGCGCCAGCGGAAAGGCGGCTTCCCTGGCCTGTTCCAGAATGGCGCGGTTGAAGTCCGTGGCGTAGATCTGCCCGCGCTCGCGCATTCCCGCCTCGTGCAGCAGGATGGCCATGGAGTACACTTCCTGTCCGGCGGAACATCCCGCATGCCAGATCTTGAAGGACGGGTAGGTGCCGAGCATGGGCAGGATCTCGTTTCTGAGCGCCTTGTAGAACGGCGGGTCCCTGAACATCTCCGAGACATTGATGGACAGGTCCTGCAAAAAAATCAGGAACATCTTTTCGTCATGCAGGACCGCGTGCTGCAACTGCGAAATGGACGCCAGCCCGGAGAGGCTCAACCTGTACTCGGCCCGCCGCTTGAGGTGGGCCATGGAGTAGTTGCGGAAGTCGTACCCGTATTTGAGGTAGATGGCTTCCAGAAGCAGGCGCAATTCGATGCGCTCGGTCTCGGGATGGACGTTCATTTACGGTACAGCCAAACGCGCAGCAGCGAGAGCAGCTTGTCCATGTCCACGGGCTTGGCCAGATAGTCGTTGGCGCCGGCCTCGATGCAGGCGCTCTTGTCCCCCTTCATGGCCTTGGCGGTCAGGGCGATGATGGGCAGGTCCTTGAGCCTCGGATCCTTGCGGATTTCCCGCATGGCTTCATAGCCGTCCATGACCGGCATCATGATGTCCATGAGCACCAGATCGATCTCGGGATTCTCCCGCAGCTTGGTCAGGCTTTCGCTGCCGTCCCGGGCCACCACGACCTGCATCCCTTTTTCCTCAAGCACGCTCGTCAGTGCAAAAATGTTGCGCATGTCGTCATCGACCACGAGGACCGTGCGCGCGTAGAGCACGGATTCCGGCTCCGAGTCGGTCTGGAGCATGCGTTGCTTTTCCTGGGGCAGATTGGCCTGGACCCGGTGCAGGAAGAGCGTCGTTTCTTCCAGCAACCGCTCCGGAGAGCGTGCGCCCTTGACGATGATGCTCTCCGCATACTGCGAGAGTCTGCGCTCTTCCTCGTCGCTCAGGTCCCGGCCCGTGTAGACGACCACGGGCAGGGTGGACGGGGTCGGGCCGGAGCGCAGCGTCCGTAGCACGTCAAAGCCGGACATGTCGCTGAGCCCAAGGTCCAGGATCATGCAGTCGAAGTTCTGGGACTTGAGCAGCGCCAGCGCTTGGGCGCCCGAGGCGGCGGTTACGGTTTCAACGTCTCCGTTGCCGATCAGTGCGCGAATGGACTCCCGCTGCAGGGCGTCGTCATCGACCACGAGCAGCCTGCGCGAGGGTTTTTTGATGAAGGTGTCTATTTTTTCGAGCAGTTTTTGCAGTTCTTCGATCTTTACGGGCTTGGTCAAAAAGGCCAGCGCGCCCATGCGCATGGCTTCCAGGCTGCGGTCTTCCGCCGAAATGAAGGACAGAGGGATGTGCCGCGTTCCGGGATCGTTTTTGAGCCGCTCCATGACCGTCCAGCCGTCTATGCCCGGCAGGACGTTGTCGAGAATGATGGCGCTTGGCGCGTGAAAATCGGCAAAGTGCAGACCGGTCTCGCCGTCGGCCGCCAAGAGGACCTTGAAGCCCATGTCTCGCGCCTGATCACGCAGGATGCGGGCGAAATGCTGGTCATCCTCGATGATCAGGAGCGACTTGTCGCCGGATTTGAGGTTGGCGCGATCGTCCTGCAGATAGGGCGCGGGCGCTTCGACCTCGGGCTTTGCAGGCCGGGGGGGCGTCGCTTTTTGTTCGGGCGCGGACTCCCTGGGGCGGGTTTCGTCAACGGAGGTCCCGGCGTGGTGGCGCAAGGGCAGGATCAGGCTGAAGGTCGAGCCCTGTCCTTCCCGGCTGTGCAGGCGGATTTCCCCGCCCAGAAGTTTGGTCAGTTCCCGGGAGATGGACAGCCCAAGGCCCGTGCCGCCGTATTTGCGGCTGGTGCTGCCGTCGGCCTGGCGGAAGGCTTCGAAGATCGTGCCCTGTTTGTCTTCGGGGATGCCGATGCCCATGTCCGTGACTGCGATGCAGATCGCCTCCTCGGCCGAGGGAATGCTCTCGGGCAGGGCGATTTCAGGGTCGGGACGGGAGATGGACAGGGTGACGCTGCCGTGGTCCGTGAACTTGAAGGCATTGGACAGGAGATTGCGCAGGACTTGCTGCAGCCGGTGCGTGTCGGTGAGCATGGTCTCGGGCAGGGATGGATCCTGTTCGACCAGAAAGGAGACGCCTTTTTCCACGGCGACGCCTTTGAAGACCCGCTGCAGGTCCGAGATCATGGAGGTTAGCGGCATCTCTTCCAGGTGCAGCTCGACCTTGCCCGCCTCGACCTTGGACAGGTCGAGGATTTCGTTGATGAGGCGCAACAGGTCCGCGCCCGAAGAGTTGATGGCCGACGCCGCTTC includes these proteins:
- a CDS encoding DsrE family protein; the protein is MKVVFHLDLDEEKVLRIALTNMENLRAAKPGARINLLVNGPAVKFFRKNGEDEFLTRIKNLIQSEVTVFVCQNALRAFEIPEEDLCPGCETVPAGVVALIKLQQQGCAYIKP
- a CDS encoding MBL fold metallo-hydrolase, translated to MSHFSAIHEIDAGDFSVRSVLIRGTRFCLIWDTLTSPRDMASFAQICAGQQCLAVYSHADWDHVQGTAALDNPVVIGHSDCARRFEVEAGQTLADMQAREPGRWDEVKLIPPHITFEGRLDLDLGGLTVQLHSLPGHTPDTLVAFIPEMELLLAGDAVELPLPCVPAGCDLDAWIGELLRWRKHPGACRIIPSHGPMGGKDILDGTIDYLDGLRQGQNRLLPEGLSPFYASTHRDNLSNRGIGTGS
- a CDS encoding adenine nucleotide alpha-hydrolase family protein, translating into MPLHDETSAWDSLIGRLREVGPVTVAFSGGIDSRFLAHAGLLAGVSVELVHVRGPHVAPEESEYALAWAVSMGLPWKLLRLDPLHLPEVAAGSKARCYECKRFLFEQILSVATAPVCDGSNASDARQFRPGRRALLELGIRSPLAEVGLTKDMIRALARKTGLARPEQQARACLLTRLPYGLAPDARLLARLAAGERAVEEALQAAGHEEFPFRLRLGDRGCHELHLGREIHSSRMLCMLEEVLLAEGFSRIAVRCVSQLSGYFDRMDDEQKTQSFLAEGRVGMLESAQDD
- the zntB gene encoding zinc transporter ZntB; the encoded protein is MTTPESLPLNAFRILDGRGHGALQAWVPGQDVPRNDGLAWFHLNYADPETRDWLLRSELLSIPVAESLLDEETRPRVLHHGEGLLLTLRGVNLNPGAEPEDMVSIRLWIEDGRIISTRKRRLKSVEAIQSMLEAGHGPRSSGEFLVMLLGLMTDNIGEVIEALEDNMAEVEERIVEHKDARARESLADLRRQAIALRRYLAPQREALSRLTTEQVPWMSPDDHFRIRETTDELIRHIEDLDAVRERAALAHEEFVNHASEQLNRRMFLLSVVTVIFLPLGFLTGLFGINVGGIPGSGSPWGFAAFCLGVALAGAGIFLIFKRSRWL
- a CDS encoding diguanylate cyclase domain-containing protein, producing MPTPIDILIVDDRPENLLTLEHLLENPELNIVRAGSGQEALASLLDHDFALVLLDVQMPDMDGFETAELMRGNKRTRHIPIIFVTASHTEHQHIFRGYDSGAVDYLFKPLDPQMLFCKVRIFLEIHRQRHALQSKTRELDARIAELNLLQAELEEKNRQLQLLSSLDGLTGIPNRRQFDEMLNLEWNRMAREKTPLSLIILDVDHFKLFNDRYGHLAGDCCLCRVASALAGMMRRPADMVARYGGEEFAAILPGTGAEGAQLVAESMRRTVAELAIEHLDSPVQSVVTVSLGVSTVIPIPGCIPADLIQAADQGLYQAKQEGRDRWIRTDCIPLSCKSPWN
- a CDS encoding chemotaxis protein CheB — protein: MKRAFKAVVVGVSSGGLEALKILVPGLRKDLSVPVLIVQHLSPQADSYLALRLDEVSGLKVKEAEDKEFLQAGVAYVAPPDYHLLVEPDGSLSLSVDPKVNFSRPSVDVLFETASDAFGAALIGVVLTGANQDGAKGLARIKRRGGLAVVQSPESALADAMPRAALESTNVDHVLPLREIAPFLNNLLIGPSHANTD
- a CDS encoding CheR family methyltransferase — encoded protein: MNVHPETERIELRLLLEAIYLKYGYDFRNYSMAHLKRRAEYRLSLSGLASISQLQHAVLHDEKMFLIFLQDLSINVSEMFRDPPFYKALRNEILPMLGTYPSFKIWHAGCSAGQEVYSMAILLHEAGMRERGQIYATDFNRAILEQAREAAFPLAQLKDYTTKYQQAGGENSFADYYAADDERALLCSFLKERIFFSEHNLVTDGVFGEMHLIVCRNVLIYFDRELQDRVVGLFVDSLCPGGFLCLGSKESLKFSRHAEKFEVVREKEKIYRKRRDA